The Polypterus senegalus isolate Bchr_013 chromosome 1, ASM1683550v1, whole genome shotgun sequence genome includes a window with the following:
- the LOC120542463 gene encoding uncharacterized protein LOC120542463 isoform X2 → MQRMIRQFAAEYTSKTSSPQDSIQPNGTKDQSLPKTSSFAPAENPVLSKLLMADQDSPLDLTVKKVETESSDQDGVLDLSTKRSPSTGCTFSNTPPNYSSAFLGKGDSEGLNLSQGGQEQPHSSLQQFMTKLCSHHQKQFVNALDFLQAEVQPVLPSTSSQSLKKESPSAMTEMHFDQGNKFLKSSTFTDSHHPDRTPVNIDRSHDTADFTSAVNISDGQSLLTNVPEGSPSNLSSGMFSQCSVDQPSPSDASSNHKPLFSSQVEWVQGGATLHKFEARTSLTSQAANIVNTPLQNPEMDTCYIDGNLDDLQHNLDTSSCLSTNSTLENLGAVLSLTNQSLHNFHLEKKHSSGDTKDLILESNPAERATKASFQKSTSPVLTKTVRKNSNSGHYLRPRNSLYQIVNDLDNQCDIVYISKHITECQLEPKKSVSLRENARKSTRGHRCNEEYWELKTVRTLVQKSVANGKGNWPPLIPESINLVAPKQPLSVPESDPLTNSLFSGTHGEVPQENNPSEQTMIKKVKEKSFTVDGYVEAIAETNQTNQVKLSEIVSYPSQACESSIDQESENCNENQNINISSAKQQAVSTLTETEHPIQELPKEHHNKQVESISELLGMSASQSQSIPALERDFKDNLVDVLPVESGESSINVTNLHFSEEISATTKLQEEESFIQPLLLKAAATAQPLSLEEEGEEEEVAMTRAQLLSPEENASSQPLPPKNNENAVAQLLSLGEEKTNEGPVRPLSLKHGAKVVTAQLLSLEEEIKEVTGLPLSLEKEIQEANVQPLLLEKRAEKEVTDGPLLYEEKLDETTGQSQSHEEGPTASPLFPPEEENELTTGQLSLSEEETEQATSHLLLPPENVVTTTPVLLKDHSSSPHDSESVGTLDIQLQVGNSSEMQKPEVVLNDYSLPPIEGITENESTQKYNQKNLSCVFKNEDIDDVSVDFTKKRQDQLEETEEKKAQNAKKLNPKKRSRKVFEISDRSLRSQHQALIPISISKMKNVLPGTHTMSCLEINPSQSNRAKRPCRMVNIKSPKVVNLEINNCIEDVNDDGAQKAIPLSQVQTSTERKVDIPDESENLSPVKSKIPGITFSESASRILENCSKMHSVKDSNDCVGSAGRKSNKTLIKNMASRVLTKHKHFVLRSYSQQGYAVSQVTTRSGIYPQNHNKPLRSSSGNNPQYKSKNLELFSIKNTDISAKDPPRFLESLVEEENQDLLTSLNAKYEKVHKGWVQLEREVQPSPKPKSKADRLKEIWKSKRRIRRSKALEQQKLSPVQMLFMKTFSFANICRWFLETTETRSLVIVKKINTRLASETQPFFHNPSSIVTSSSTTTFTSLQAERLKKHLKKFAMASPAKNNLKTLKQLAKSRQLNGQINCQNETITATRISTKPRANPIPTTGTARKQSQASKSPASARILRKYSNIRGKLQVSHHVLKTETSAGLFSKTGSPKSLVSQKPSSRSEGLCRKRLLPQKEKKKKQDKTVNKIKSSTPNRKKTESGLNTEKGTKSRNKRLIIHSNNSKKLKKPLAHPGAVPKVKKNSTVSSVSRSKGKSKLAEASLPKAHKGAVNRKKAQVQRRMVLKVAGVHGRNKSTKAVRLVKVLSQQTKVASNTGRTQKKLKVVAKKSSVPLARKRGKELKSVQAKRIKRSNAN, encoded by the coding sequence tgatTCTGAAGGACTAAATCTGTCTCAAGGTGGACAGGAGCAGCCACATTCTTCCTTACAGCAGTTTATGACAAAACTGTGCTCTCACCACCAGAAGCAGTTTGTTAATGCATTGGACTTTCTGCAGGCAGAAGTTCAGCCAGTATTACCATCAACATCATCTCAGAGTCTTAAGAAAGAAAGCCCTTCAGCCATGACAGAGATGCATTTTGATCAAGGAAACAAATTCTTGAAGTCTTCTACTTTTACTGATTCACATCACCCAGACAGGACACCTGTTAATATAGATAGATCTCATGACACCGCAGATTTCACATCTGCAGTAAACATCTCAGATGGCCAGAGCCTTCTAACCAATGTTCCAGAAGGTTCACCTAGTAATCTCTCTTCCGGTATGTTTTCACAGTGTTCTGTTGATCAGCCTTCACCTTCTGATGCTTCTTCTAACCATAAACCATTGTTCAGCTCACAAGTGGAATGGGTTCAAGGTGGAGCAACTCTCCATAAGTTTGAAGCAAGGACTAGTCTGACTTCTCAAGCAGCTAATATTGTAAACACGCCTTTGCAAAATCCAGAAATGGACACATGTTATATCGATGGAAATTTGGATGATTTGCAACATAATTTAGATACGTCTTCTTGCTTGAGCACTAATAGTACCCTAGAAAATCTTGGAGCTGTGTTATCTTTGACTAATcaatcccttcataattttcacTTAGAAAAAAAGCATTCCTCTGGAGACACCAAAGATTTGATTCTTGAATCAAATCCAGCTGAAAGGGCAACAAAAGCTTCATTCCAGAAGTCCACTTCTCCTGTTTTAACTAAAACTGTGAGGAAGAATAGTAATAGTGGTCATTATTTGAGACCCCGAAATTCGTTATATCAGATTGTAAATGACCTTGATAATCAATGTGACATTGTATATATTAGTAAGCACATTACTGAGTGTCAGTTAGAACCCAAGAAATCTGTTTCACTCCGAGAGAATGCCAGAAAAAGTACACGAGGCCATAGATGTAATGAGGAGTACTGGGAACTAAAAACTGTCCGTACACTGGTACAGAAATCAGTTGCTAATGGGAAAGGAAATTGGCCCCCTTTGATTCCTGAATCCATTAACTTAGTGGCACCTAAACAACCTCTGTCTGTGCCAGAAAGTGACCCTTTAACAAATAGCCTGTTTTCTGGAACCCATGGGGAGGTACCACAGGAAAACAACCCTTCAGAGCAAACAATGATTAAGAAAGTCAAGGAAAAGTCATTTACAGTTGATGGCTATGTTGAGGCAATTGCAGAAACTAATCAAACAAATCAAGTGAAGCTCAGTGAAATTGTTTCCTATCCTTCCCAGGCTTGTGAATCTTCAATAGATCAGGAAAGTGAAAACTGcaatgaaaaccaaaatattaatatttcttcAGCTAAGCAGCAAGCTGTTAGTACATTAACTGAGACTGAACACCCAATCCAAGAACTGCCTAAAGAGCACCATAATAAACAGGTAGAATCTATCTCAGAACTTTTAGGAATGAGTGCATCTCAGTCACAGTCGATTCCTGCTCTTGAAAGAGATTTTAAAGACAATCTTGTAGATGTTTTGCCAGTGGAAAGTGGTGAATCTTCCATAAATGTGACcaatttgcatttttctgaggagATATCTGCCACCACCAAACTACAGGAGGAGGAGTCCTTTATCCAGCCACTCTTGTTGAAGGCGGCTGCCACTGCCCAGCCACTGTCACTGGAGGAGGAGggggaggaggaagaggtggCAATGACCAGAGCCCAACTGCTGTCACCAGAAGAAAATGCAAGTTCCCAGCCACTGCCACCAAAGAACAATGAGAATGCTGTTGCCCAGCTTCTGTCACTTGGAGAGGAAAAGACAAATGAGGGTCCTGTCAGGCCGCTGTCACTGAAGCATGGAGCAAAGGTGGTCACTGCCCAGCTACTGTCTCTAGAGGAGGAGATAAAGGAGGTCACTGGCCTGCCACTGTCACTAGAGAAAGAAATACAGGAGGCCAATGTCCAGCCTCTTTTGCTGGAGAAACGAGCAGAGAAGGAGGTGACTGACGGACCGCTTCTCTATGAAGAAAAACTGGACGAAACCACTGGCCAGTCACAATCGCATGAAGAGGGACCCACTGCCAGTCCGCTTTTCCCTCCAGAGGAAGAGAACGAGCTCACCACTGGGCAGTTGTCTCTGTCAGAGGAAGAAACGGAGCAAGCCACATCCCACTTGCTGTTGCCTCCTGAGAATGTGGTCACTACTACACCAGTATTGTTGAAGGACCACAGTTCGAGTCCTCATGATTCAGAGTCAGTTGGTACATTAGACATCCAATTACAGGTTGGTAATTCTTCAGAAATGCAAAAGCCAGAAGTTGTTCTAAATGATTATAGTCTTCCCCCTATCGAAGGGATCACTGAAAATGAAAGTACTCAGAAGTATAATCAAAAAAATCTTTCTTGCgtttttaaaaatgaggacattgaTGATGTGTCTGTAGATTTCACTAAGAAAAGACAGGACCAGCTTGAAGAAACAGAGGAAAAGAaagcacaaaatgcaaaaaaattaaacccaAAGAAGCGCTCCCGGAAAGTTTTTGAAATCTCTGATAGGAGTTTACGAAGTCAACATCAAGCTTTGATTCCCATTTCCATTTCTAAGATGAAAAATGTTTTGCCAGGCACACACACAATGTCTTGTTTAGAAATAAATCCTTCTCAAAGTAATAGGGCTAAACGCCCATGCAGAATGGTAAATATTAAATCACCAAAAGTGGTGAACCtggaaataaataattgcattgaaGATGTAAATGATGATGGTGCTCAGAAAGCTATCCCTTTAAGTCAAGTGCAGACCAGTACAGAGAGAAAAGTAGATATTCCAGATGAAAGTGAAAACTTGTCTCCAGTTAAGAGCAAGATACCTGGAATCACATTTAGTGAATCAGCTTCTAGAATTTTAGAGAATTGCAGCAAGATGCATTCTGTCAAGGACAGCAATGACTGTGTAGGTTCTGCTGGACGTAAGAGTAACAAGACATTGATTAAGAATATGGCTTCCAGAGTGCTGACAAAACATAAACACTTTGTACTTAGATCATATAGTCAACAGGGTTATGCAGTATCTCAGGTCACCACACGTAGTGGAATTTATCCACAGAACCATAATAAGCCCTTAAGGTCGTCTTCAGGTAATAACCCACAATACAAATCTAAGAATTTAGAACTTTTTAGTATAAAAAATACTGACATTTCTGCAAAAGACCCTCCCAGGTTTTTGGAATCCTTGGTAGAAGAGGAGAATCAGGATCTTCTTACTAGCTTAAATGCCAAGTATGAAAAGGTCCATAAAGGCTGGGTACAACTTGAGAGAGAGGTTCAGCCTTCACCAAAACCAAAAAGCAAAGCAGACAGACTTAAAGAGATCTGGAAGAGTAAACGCAGGATTCGCAGGTCCAAGGCGCTAGAACAGCAGAAGTTGTCACCTGTACAAATGCTATTCATGAAAACCTTTAGTTTTGCCAATATTTGTAGGTGGTTCCTAGAGACAACTGAAACAAGGTCATTGGTCATAGTGAAAAAGATCAACACCCGATTGGCGTCTGAGACACAGCCTTTTTTTCATAATCCATCCTCTATTGTTACAAGTTCATCAACTACAACTTTCACAAGTTTACAAGCAGAGCGtttgaaaaaacatttgaaaaaatttgcTATGGCTTCTCCagcaaaaaacaatttgaaaacttTAAAGCAGTTAGCCAAATCCAGACAGTTAAATGGTCAGATTAATTGCCAGAATGAAACAATTACAGCTACCCGCATTTCTACCAAGCCCAGAGCTAACCCCATTCCTACCACTGGCACAGCCAGAAAACAATCACAGGCTTCTAAAAGTCCAGCAAGTGCTAGAATATTAAGAAAATATTCCAACATCCGAGGCAAATTGCAAGTCAGTCATCATGTGTTAAAGACTGAGACCTCTGCAGGACTTTTCAGTAAAACTGGCTCCCCTAAGTCCCTGGTGTCTCAGAAACCATCTTCCCGGTCAGAAGGTTTGTGTAGAAAGAGGTTGTTGccacaaaaggaaaagaaaaagaagcaagATAAAActgtcaataaaataaaatcctctACTCCCAACAGGAAAAAGACAGAAAGTGGTTTGAATACAGAGAAAGGAACTAAAAGTAGAAACAAGCGACTGATTATTCATTCCAACAACAGCAAGAAGTTAAAAAAACCACTTGCACATCCAGGAGCTgtcccaaaagtaaaaaaaaatagtactgtTTCTTCTGTCTCAAGATCAAAAGGAAAAAGCAAGCTGGCTGAAGCAAGTCTACCTAAAGCTCACAAGGGTGCTGTAAACAGAAAAAAGGCCCAAGTACAAAGACGCATGGTTTTAAAAGTGGCTGGTGTACATGGACGGAATAAGTCTACCAAAGCTGTACGCCTGGTGAAAGTTCTCTCCCAGCAAACAAAGGTAGCCAGCAATACAGGCCGTACTCAGAAAAAGCTTAAAGTTGTAGCAAAAAAATCAAGTGTGCCACTTGCAAGAAAAAGAGGCAAAGAACTGAAGTCTGTGCAAGCAAAGCGCATTAAAAGGTCTAATGCCAATTAA